One genomic region from Branchiostoma lanceolatum isolate klBraLanc5 chromosome 7, klBraLanc5.hap2, whole genome shotgun sequence encodes:
- the LOC136438083 gene encoding uncharacterized protein has protein sequence MFNMLDADNKIGKGNLALLVDLLKALGKTTLAQEAEDVSKGEETRGPSCTIDDVISCLKDMYVKEYANVRPLPWCEDLNLPLGEVYTNLQYQRRDGRGYFEDTSTIVSLKDIYKTNKAEASNTNEMPAVRRIRVEGDPGIGKSCSCQKLAHDSSDGKLDVFKAVFFLDIRHMSGKVKDAIFEQLLPEDTNMTPDQLWSYIQENQDDVLFILDGLDELSQTARERTDVVALIQGKILRNCHVLVTSRPYHCVKDLEKCHEFYKIVGYSRENSVAFIQKYFSKTPESARRLAGQLKDNGHLSTIVVNPLNNVLICIVWEDNEGKLPSSPAELYQIIVYSVARRYCAKKDIPLDGDKIPTKIEEALLGLGKLSWEGLEQDQLQFNIGDVREHYGMCADDMLTIGLLTRDRSFSRIKRTCFCTFLHKTFQEYMAAYYVSELVKKESKQKEGMECLRSLFGMTVATATDVDEGLLSANRKRYEVVRNMFFSVLGDSSDKLFEMFAEELNKDGCEEKDKDVLSFICIMLLGRTSNEMRNKMAEIVAPFLSEHITNDVRKHCAYGEIGDHAVWFNGLKQVISCQKEIDMSHNPRLIRRLTIFCDHLLEWSLDNMFAELTELQSLQHVNIDIDANHNHSEADFSQYDSTMAGMVIRQSCLRSFTVKIAQWCCASNETKGFGNLSTTLQSISHHTTLEIAELEHPVNTDVSSMVNDGRNRLVTYDVEAMLHKLTECVTRNKCLKRLRLSWKIGKQYGLFNFFQGRLESRYGRKVTSKTIYKGICSRQSLSDLCVAIQGNRTLETLTIDGMFSESEGHQEIIDQLMRNKPENFKELRITMSDSQQCARYISAESLSYICDSNSSSEEGGTTVFDSEQYTQSTSTDTPSCGTDSISHELEERHINPSTSTGVSGHRYDLQPRRSSGHDDLGKRSRRSQLSTSATTQKKAKAV, from the exons ATGTTTAACATGCTAGACGCGGACAATAAGATCGGGAAGGGGAACCTAGCCCTGCTAGTGGACCTTTTGAAAGCCCTTGGTAAGACAACGCTGGCTCAAGAAGCAGAGGATGTGTCGAAAGGGGAAGAAACAAGAG GGCCGTCATGTactattgatgacgtcatcagctgTCTCAAAGACATGTATGTGAAAGAATATGCGAACGTGCGACCTCTTCCGTGGTGTGAAGACCTCAACCTGCCTTTGGGAGAGGTCTACACAAATCTGCAATATCAACGTAGGGACGGTAGGGGGTACTTCGAGGACACTAGCACTATCGTAAGCTTAAAAGATATTTACAAGACTAACAAAGCTGAAGCTAGCAATACAAATGAAATGCCGGCCGTTAGAAGGATAAGGGTAGAGGGGGATCCTGGTATTGGGAAGTCGTGCTCTTGCCAGAAACTTGCTCATGATTCGTCCGATGGGAAACTGGATGTTTTCAAGGCTGTGTTCTTTTTGGATATTCGGCACATGTCTGGAAAGGTTAAAGATGCAATATTTGAGCAGCTCCTACCAGAGGATACAAACATGACCCCAGACCAGCTCTGGTCCTACATCCAAGAGAACCAGGATGATGTTCTCTTCATCCTGGACGGTCTAGATGAGCTCAGTCAGACAGCTAGGGAGAGAACAGATGTGGTGGCCTTGATTCAGGGTAAAATCCTCAGGAACTGTCATGTCCTGGTGACCTCCAGGCCGTACCACTGTGTCAAAGACCTGGAGAAATGTCACGAGTTTTACAAAATCGTTGGCTACAGCAGGGAAAATTCTGTGGCATTCATACAGAAATACTTCAGTAAGACTCCCGAATCTGCCAGAAGGCTAGCAGGACAGCTAAAAGATAACGGACACTTGTCGACAATAGTAGTCAATCCCCTAAACAATGTGCTGATATGTATTGTCTGGGAAGACAATGAAGGAAAATTACCCTCCAGTCCAGCTGAACTATATCAAATTATTGTATATTCAGTTGCCAGGCGATACTGTGCAAAGAAAGACATTCCATTAGATGGTGATAAAATTCCTACGAAAATAGAAGAAGCATTGCTAGGCTTGGGGAAACTGTCCTGGGAGGGACTAGAGCAGGATCAGCTCCAGTTTAACATTGGCGATGTCAGAGAGCATTATGGGATGTGTGCCGATGACATGTTGACTATCGGCTTACTGACGAGAGACAGGTCTTTCTCCAGAATCAAGCGCACCTGCTTCTGTACTTTCTTACATAAAACATTTCAGGAATACATGGCTGCCTACTACGTCAGTGAGTTGGTCAAAAAGGAAAGTAAACAAAAGGAAGGTATGGAATGTCTTCGTAGTTTGTTTGGGATGACAGTGGCTACAGCTACTGATGTCGACGAGGGATTATTGTCCGCAAACCGTAAGAGATATGAGGTAGTtcgaaacatgtttttttcagtCCTAGGTGACAGTTCAGACAagctgtttgaaatgtttgcagaggAACTAAACAAAGATGGGTGTGAAGAAAAGGACAAGGACGTTTTGTCCTTTATTTGTATCATGCTCCTTGGTAGAACTTCTAATGAAATGAGGAATAAAATGGCGGAGATTGTGGCACCTTTTTTGTCTGAGCACATAACAAACGACGTGCGCAAGCATTGTGCTTATGGTGAAATTGGAGACCATGCCGTGTGGTTTAACGGATTGAAACAAGTAATCAGTTGTCAAAAAGAAATCGACATGAGTCACAACCCCAGGCTGATACGGCGTCTCACGATTTTCTGCGACCATCTTTTAGAATGGTCACTGGACAACATGTTCGCAGAATTGACAGAACTACAAAGTCTACAACATGTCAATATCGACATAGATGCAAATCATAACCATAGCGAAGCAGATTTCTCACAATACGACTCCACGATGGCTGGCATGGTTATAAGGCAGAGTTGTCTCAGGTCATTTACCGTGAAGATAGCTCAGTGGTGTTGTGCGTCAAATGAAACAAAGGGGTTTGGTAACCTTTCAACAACCCTACAAAGTATCTCTCACCATACAACGCTGGAGATCGCAGAGCTAGAACATCCAGTGAACACTGATGTCTCTAGTATGGTAAACGATGGACGCAACAGGCTTGTGACATATGATGTCGAGGCCATGTTGCACAAGCTTACAGAATGTGTTACTAGAAACAAATGCCTTAAAAGACTACGGCTTAGCTGGAAAATCGGGAAACAATATGGATTGTTCAATTTTTTCCAGGGGAGGTTGGAAAGCAGATATGGTAGAAAGGTCACTTCCAAAACAATATACAAGGGAATCTGTAGCAGACAGTCTCTTTCCGACCTATGTGTAGCGATACAGGGAAACAGAACCTTGGAGACATTGACGATTGATGGAATGTTCTCTGAATCAGAGGGTCATCAGGAGATAATCGACCAGCTAATGCGTAATAAACCTGAGAATTTTAAGGAACTCAGAATCACAATGTCTGATTCTCAGCAGTGCGCTCGGTACATCTCTGCCGAAAGTCTTAGTTATATTTGTGACTCGAATAGCAGTAGTGAGGAAGGTGGAACCACAGTGTTTGATTCTGAGCAGTACACTCAGTCTACCTCTACCGACACTCCCAGTTGTGGTACTGACTCCATCAGCCATGAATTAGAAGAAAGGCACATCAACCCCAGTACTAGCACTGGAGTCAGTGGGCATCGGTATGACTTGCAGCCCCGCCGCAGCAGCGGGCATGATGACCTCGGTAAGAGATCCCGTCGAAGTCAGTTATCGACAAGTGCAACGACACAGAAGAAAGCAAAGGCGGTTTAA
- the LOC136438084 gene encoding protein mono-ADP-ribosyltransferase PARP12-like produces MAGRGRQPSHRPPSGGIGRGRPPTASPRLPAACTWYNNRGRGCSKGPTCTFLHVCQFYLKGGCRFGAQHCAFSHNLHDAQPMEVLSRFGIDTSKPESFLHEMFVSPGVAPPVRGALPSGRVGNRRRTPSGGEGSSRRGDGDAGRGTEICTFNLRNRCSFGDTCHNWHCPMPYQWQSRHAGDDTKDWKDYSSKINIAIEKQFSDVINGDVCLLGSNNKPLYVLNFKDMKTRPPQDASSLLQRLGLDPMAKDKDYDVRRLSTPSWGAKPAGYPFVTEWLWYWQDVDGTWVEYGQMNTSGADRDQSSLTSQDIEDRYQDQPDAELTFNTQHHQYVLRLRDMQQENVKYKTKRDVRRRPKFVSDDNVTNPRRNKPTARRRLTSGSSGADDSLPAHWRAMAEDGDDYDEVPLSPSGQTAGEYQQVKTLFEQQGMPGTPIINIKRVQNPYLWSAYVRKKAQMKKQSGGTDPKERQLFHGTRPEVVDAICLQNFDWRLSGTSTGAAYGQGSYFSTSSKYSNDYAQEMSRGRKTMFVAKVLVGAYTKGKSNLRRPPPLNPSEPLGKTFDSCVNSRSDPKIFVIFDSAQCYPEYLIEY; encoded by the exons ATGGCGGGAAGAGGACGGCAGCCGTCACACCGTCCTCCAAGCGGCGGGATTGGACGAGGACGCCCCCCGACGGCTTCACCAAGACTGCCGGCGGCCTGTACCTGGTACAACAACCGTGGCAGAGGCTGCAGTAAGGGCCCCACCTGTACATTCCTACACGTCTGTCAGTTCTACTTGAAAGGGGGGTGTAGGTTCGGTGCACAACACTGTGCTTTCTCTCACAACTTACACGACGCTCAACCAATGGAGGTTCTGAGTAGGTTTGGGATCGACACTTCCAAACCTGAGAGTTTCCTTCATGAGATGTTCGTGTCCCCCGGGGTAGCCCCACCTGTCAGGGGCGCCCTGCCCAGCGGTAGGGTAGGGAACAGGAGACGGACACCGAGTGGGGGGGAGGGGTCCTCACGGCGCGGGGATGGTGATGCTGGGAGAGGGACGGAGATCTGCACGTTCAACCTGCGGAACAG GTGCTCCTTCGGCGACACCTGTCACAACTGGCATTGCCCCATGCCCTACCAATGGCAGTCTCGGCACGCTGGGGACGACACCAAGGACTGGAAAGACTACAGCTCCAAAATTAACATCGCAATAGAGAAGCAGTTCAGCGACGTCATCAACGGAGACGTCTGTTTGCTGGGATCAAACAA CAAACCGTTATACGTGCTCAACTTCAAGGACATGAAGACAAGGCCGCCGCAAGACGCTTCCTCGTTACTTCAACGCCTTGGTCTAGACCCAATGGCGAAAGACAAGGACTATGATGTCCGGAGGCTGTCCACGCCGTCGTGGGGCGCCAAGCCGGCCGGATACCCGTTCGTGACGGAGTGGCTGTGGTACTGGCAGGACGTGGACGGGACCTGGGTGGAGTACGGACAGATG AACACCTCAGGCGCCGACAGAGACCAGAGCAGCTTAACCAGTCAGGATATCGAGGACAGGTACCAGGACCAGCCTGACGCCGAACTGACCTTCAACACTCAACACCATCAGtacgtactgcgcctgcgcgacaTGCAGCAGGAGAACGTCAAGTACAAGACCAAGCGTGACGTCAGACGGAGGCCGAAGTTCGTCTCGGACGATAACGTCACCAACCCGAGAAG GAACAAGCCCACAGCCCGTCGCAGGCTGACGTCGGGTTCTTCGGGAGCAGACGACTCCCTGCCCGCCCACTGGCGCGCGATGGCCGAGGACGGGGACGACTATGACGAGGTGCCCCTCTCACCCAGCGGACAGACAGCCGGAGAGTACCAGCAGGTCAAGACGCTCTTCGAGCAGCAGGGAATGCCGGGAACGCCCATCATCAACATCAAACGGGTCCAAAACCCTTATCTGTGGAGCGCTTACGTCAG GAAGAAGGCTCAGATGAAGAAGCAGAGCGGAGGAACCGACCCAAAAGAACGTCAGCTGTTCCACGGCACGAGACCTGAGGTAGTGGACGCCATCTGTCTGCAAAACTTCGACTGGCGGCTCAGCGGCACCAGTACAGGAGCGGCGTACGGACAGGGGAGCTACTTCTCCACAAGCTCCAAATACTCCAACGACTACGCCCAGGAAATGTCTCGTGGACGTAAAACTATGTTCGTCGCCAAGGTCTTAGTCGGTGCTTACACCAAAGGAAAGTCGAACCTCCGCCGCCCTCCCCCTCTCAACCCGAGCGAGCCGCTGGGGAAGACCTTTGATTCCTGTGTGAACAGCAGGTCTGATCCTAAGATTTTCGTCATCTTTGACAGCGCTCAGTGTTACCCTGAGTATCTGATTGAGTACTAA